The following DNA comes from Euwallacea fornicatus isolate EFF26 chromosome 28, ASM4011564v1, whole genome shotgun sequence.
ataataatagggtcccgtttgaaatttttaagttttgaccaTTTCTTGACGTTCATGTTGGCTCTTTCtgcagacaccctgtagaaagtGTTAACCGAAGCTTGATACCATACTAAAACGCGGAGCTTCTATTCTATTGTGACGGAAAAGAGTTCCCAAATGCTGTTccatttgttaataatttgcaattttgcaaaCACCTGTAACtgtcacttttaaaattcaattgcaCGTATATTGAGAACTATTAATTCTAAGATTTTCAACGTGTAgataagaattaaaattggacTTGGAATCCAAACCTGCAATAATGCATAAGGtgttccgttaaaaaaaacacatttttttgacagaccctgtataaacgaaatttttttttaatgtactcTATAAGATCGTATATGTGACTGTACAaagagttttcaagaaaacctATAAATAAGGCAGTAATTGTTCGACGCGCGTGTAGTggacaaccctgtatattttataacaaatagATTGTTAGGCAGACTAATATAAGCACTTGAACCCATGATGGCTCTCTCTTCAACTGGCACTTATTTACCTAAGACGCTATGTGCTGAATGGAAGAGGAATCCTTGAAACAGACCTTgataaagaaaattagtaaataattgtttaagaCATACATATCCACGTGAAAAAGGGCACAAGCACGATAATGGATTTTGGAAATATAGATGTTGCCCATCTCTAGGATAGGGAAGAAACACTGTTCATATGCGTTATGTGCAAGTTCGTCCTCCGAGTACGAGGTTAATTTGAATGTCACTATTGTATCACTAGCGCTCATTATACCAGTATATGGTGACCATTATCGCAAACGTGCCCCATTTGGTTAGTTCAGATTACTTTTCGGAATTACCAAAGAAACGTATCTGTCTTTGCTTGACGTTGtgagcaaatttaaaacatcttAAATTTTACGTTGGAAATTCGACATTAATTAACTTTTAGTGGTCGAGTACAGaaacaaaattccaaactGGTCTCAATAACAGTCAATTACTGCCGGAAAAATAACAACTCGGCTTATCACAAATGCCGGAACAACATTCTTGAACATTCCAGCCACTTCACGAATacaaagtttaaatatttcaaaaacttattAGGAATACAGCACTAGAAGTAATAAATTAGTATTTCATGATATTAGATATCAATTTAGTGATGAGAGATATCATCAgcggtttttttaatatcatgcGAAAATACTTTTGCGAGTGATGATCATGATTAGGTAATTATGTCCTGAAAATTTCTGATCGAATATTACCCTGAACTTCCCGACAAACCATAATCCCAGCGAACTTTATTCGATCTGCATCGCAAGGGATTAGCAGAAACGTAAGAGTTAATCGCAAAAACGggcaatggaaaatatttgggGCCACACGTATCAGCGAAATGTCTTGCTTTATTTGAAGACATGCTACTTCTAGAAAAATAAGGAAAGTTGCATATTTGTGTTGTTCCAGTTATGCCAATTGGCACATTTAACTGGAacaaatttttgcctttggaTAGGAAGAAGGGGTACAATTGAATGGACGccaagatctccagatcttaaTCCTTTGGATTCTTTCCTTTGGGGTCACCTGAAAACGGAAGTTTACTTGACACATCTCGAAAATTTAGAGAAGCTGACACAAGGACTAATTCACGAAATCCGACAAATATTACCGGAAGTATTACTTAAtgtaaaaagtgatttttattttcggttaGGGTTACGTCAGGCAAAAATGATCagcatattcaaaatctctcACAGCAAaaggattaattttattagtgtgatttaatttaatttttaacgctCTTTCTAAGGAGCTATTACAAGACATACCCttatatttggaaataaagtCGGGGGTAGTTTCTACCCTTAAATACGCGGTAAAATTCAATTCGGTGCCACGAGAAAGCGTTTACGCAAAACAACATATCGAATTTATTCCAGTTAAGtgtgccaccctgtatgtttgcAATAGATTACAATGAACTTAAACGATTTTAGGGAAATTTGTTTGGTGAAATACCTCACGAAATATAAATACTCAAGGGAATATTTGGACTTGGTGAGGAATTTTTATCAGTCATGGCAACTATAGTTACGGAATGGCAAGTTCTCATTGCATAGCCGCTAGTGAGGTTTAAGTAAATGAGACGTGCTTGGATGTGCCATTTTCCAATTAAGAGGCCTTTGTTCTACACGTCATATCCTTTAATGTGTGCTCCATTTTCTTTTGAAGCTGGGACAGAGCTGAAGTCCCTTTTTGCTAATAAGAAACTTAAATGTATcataaattagtaatttttaaatttatggaattCCACGAGGAAACCGCACAGGCAATAATGTAGAGGGGTTTTCATtacagaaaaatacaatttgtttttctacATTCTTTTCGACAAATTCCGTCTAATAATGGttttataacattttgaaTGCATCGTAATCTTTGCATTTGAAgtattttgttgatttaatatatatttgagCTTAGCATAAAATTAAGAACTTGAATTTTGTAACGTTCAGGACCAAAACTTACTTTTCGCTTTCTGAGTATTTTGAGCATCAACAAAAGACACACTTTTTAGGTCCGACATTTCAGATTATGAGGAATTCTTCTTCAACCAGTTTTCATTATTATCCGAAATGCTCCTACACCAAAGTATACTTtgaatatttctattaaaacaaacattttctcCTGATGCTCTCACTGCATTTCAAGGGATAATCGGCACTGCTCCGAACTGGTAATCTAAGCTTTTTTAAGTAGATAACATAATCTGTTCATTGTTATGAAGATGGAAACCGTCGATTCAttgtaataattgttttcgttGTCTTGCAGATTATCAAATAAAACTCAAGTCTGAAGTGtggaattgtttttttagtcTCCTCATCTTCAGTTCAGCCAAGATCCAGTTAGTGCAAGCTAGAAGAAATGAAgagataaatattaatttttattcaaaataccAACAGTTAATTGAAGGTTAGCAGGTCCTTTGGACATaacaatacataaaaatgtggATAGCTAAGATTCCACTCTTATTAAGAGGTTGAGCACCCAAAATGGTTTTAatccttttaaaattaataatgtgaGGAAACCGCCGAAGAAAGAAGGCATGAACCAGCGGTGTGATTCTGACTGGGAAACGAACACATTAAAACCGAGGTAAACTACCGCTCAAAAGTATTTGGGGATCCTTATTTTGttgtattgtttaaataaaacgatAATGGACATATCGCCTTTGAATACATTTAACTACTTCCCTGTAGCACAGtatttttgctcaaaaatatagcaattaATATAAACCTGAGGAGGTTATTATCTACGAAATcacaaacttaaatttaaataaaataactatgggaaattaaaaaaatacaggttTAACAaagatttgaaattatttataaaagaagAGAATAGACATCGAAACACGTGCACTTATAGTGCCTTACTACAAAAGTAGCAAAAGTAACcgacaaattgccagagaATTGCATTTCACTGTATTGTTTtctatattgtaaaaaaatagcaaaaaactaGTAGTTTTCTAAGCATAGAATAAAGTGGGAGACCAAGAGTGACTACATTTGGAAATGATCATACAATGGCATTGATGAAGAAGAGAGATAGACGTGAAACAGCTCTAGAAATTTCTGCAGAAGTAAATATCAAACAGTTAAAACTAGTTAACGTTTTTACGGTGAAACGTAACTTAAAGGAATATGGCTTTCAGGGACGAAAAGTTACGAAGAACCCCTGAATGAACAAAAGCGACTACAATGAGCCTGGGAATACCAACGTTGGACGATAAAAGAGTGAGACAAACTGCTATAGACAGGTgagttgaaatttaaattgtttagttcACTGAGACGTCTGTTTGTTCATAGAACAGGGGTGAACCTGCAAAAGAGAAGAGTCTTCTTCCTACTGTTAAATATGGAGGTAATTAAGCTATGGTTTGGGGTGTTTTGCTGGCATAGTTGTGGGTGGTATTGTAAAAATCAaagtgattttgaaaaaagaaggaTAACgcaaaaatttagaaactcATGCGATATATTCTGGACTAGTGCTTTTAGATCAGAATTTTGTTCTACAACAAGATCATGATCCAAAACACACATGTAAATTATGCGAAGAATATTTGCCTGATTTAGAAAAGAGAGGTGTTGTTAAATGAATGGTTTGGCCTCCTCAGGGCccagatttaaatccaatTGAATTATTGTAAGGTGAATTGGGCAGGAAGGTTCGCCAATTGGCCTCCATATCAACCGATGACTTATTAACTAATTTAGAAGTAGCCACGGACGAAACAACAgttgaaatcttgaaaaaacTCGTGGAATGGAGACGCCGATTATGCGCTTCAATTATTCAGTCACGAAGAGGACATATAAATGAAGCGCCCATTCAAATATACCGCGTGATTTAGAAAAGAGagcaccccgtaaaaatggttttatttgaataatttttagtacGCACCTTTGCATGGGAGAAGAcaagaaatgtttaaattttcagcgatatttatcaatgtatttatgaGATATCAGCagttttcggtttttttttactataaaaatttcaatatcaacaatttgactgcaaaatttcatttattgatgTATAGTATGCTTAGAAAGAGCTTTTAGATTCATCAAATACGTCTAGATGCAGAAtccagcgaaattttcatcagtGAGCGAGTTTGAAAGAGGTCGAAGAGTGAGTCTACGAGAAGCCGCCCTGCCATTTAGGAAAATCGCCACTAAATTGAACCGTaatgtaaacactatagtgaaaTGTTGTTAGGCGTGGTTCCATGACGAGCAAATAGGCGGAAAAagaggtactggacgatccGGAAGGGCTACCGGAAGCCAGGGACGCTGTCCTTGAATTATGACCCTAAGAGAGAGGTTCGTGTCGTCAAGTGACTTTTGGTGCCAATTCTGATCAAACactaagtgctcaaatactttTGAGCGGTAGTGCGTAGCTCAATTGCCTTTATCATTTGAAATTAGGTAGATGAATGCCCCAAGACGGGGCGTTTGCAGGGAGCAGCTTCTACGCgtatattcaaaaatgttcttttccaaaacaaatactttGGCTTCGTTTATATCCATTTGGAACAGCAACGCACCAGGgcaatttatgatatttttaagcTGTTTCTTGCAATATAATTCACTTTTAGGTTCGATGTTGCGACCTTTAAAACTGGATTAAATTTACGTTGAATCAAACACAGTTGCTATGGTAAAATAactcatatttattttaaaacatattttacgtTTGGTTCATGCTGGCAAATTGACATTCATTAACCAATCGGTAGCTACCAAAGCTAAAcgtattatttttacaaatcttTGGTGATTCATTGACTCCTCGGTTCAACAAACTTGATTACTAATTGtaagtctaattatttttggatGTGTGATTAGTGTAGAGATTGGTGATATCAGCTGATGGTGATACGAATAAATAGTCTTAATGAAGcgattttttgagaaaatgacAATCATAATTTACTTTAGAGAGAAAATAAGTAATTACATTATTATGCATAATaagcacatttttttaacgagaTTATAATTAAACCACTCGGTAGTTTTTTCCCAGCTGATCCGACAGATTTAGTGCCATAAAAACTATTACGAACTacagtaataaataatattgtaaTTGACCcgcaaattacaaaataatattccatCTAAGGCAGTATTTAGGTAGAACACTTTTTTTCTaggtttttaaatgttttaagagtttataagttaatttaatttcattaaaattattaagaaaaacttATAAATTAGTAACTAAATACCACTACGCATGGTTTTATAAATATAGCATAACATATACCGCATGTGCTACAGCGATATCACAGCCAAATTTTTTAGAACTTTCACacactaaataaatataattcaaatttaaaataggaaTTCCGTACGTCTTCATTTCCACTTCTTAAGGTGATTTGTTTTCCTTACCTGCAAAGAAAACATATCAGTTTTAACGAAACACACGAAATACTTTTGAAACGCACCATCACCACTTTCATTCCACTTCTGGACCTCACCAGATccaaaaatgatataaaatatatcGGCACACACATAAACAATGGCAGTCATGAAGAAGATGATTTTCCACTGCTCAGGGTCTtcctaaaatgtaaaaaaaaaattcgagcTACTTTCGAATAGCTATGGATTACTTAACGTACTTCGTTTGGTACCAAAAACTGCACCAGCAAAGGGGCTACAATGccgaaaatatttgataacCCATTGGTGATTCCCATAAGAATTCCTGCGTGATTTGGGGAGATGTCCACGTGGTTTACATTAAAACCACAGTAGACACCTGAGTTGAATCCTACAGCTATCACTAAAAGAGCTACAGCCCTGTTCGGGTCGTCTGCAGGGGTGAATCCAAGGAACGCCAGAGCGATAGCAGGAATTATCAATCCTGAATAACAGTTATCATTTCTACAGTTCAAAGTTTTGACAAAGCTTATCTACCTATGGAATTGAACACTTTTCTAGCGATACTAATACTAAGAATTCTGCGGCTGATTAAGGCGTCTGATATGAAGCACATGACGAAGCTGAGGATCCATAACACAAAGTATGGAAGAGCTGATAAGACACTATTCTGTAAGGGATAATTTATgtgaaattaatatatttccaTTAGGTGTCGAGCCTCACTTACAGACTTTATATTAAAGTTCATCACATGTCCCATGTAATTGGGAATCTCGGTCATCAAAGTCCAGAAACCCCAATTCTGCCCACAATGACTGATCAGTATAGCCCACAGAGGCAGAGAAGTCCAAATGGACTTCCATGGAATTTTGTGATCCTACAAATTAATATCTCAGAGAGAAACCCTTAAGAGATGAATGCTACGTACCGGTTTTCCCTCGGAGTGCCCTAAGCTGTGTTCAATATAGTATTTCTCAGCTTCGCTGATTTTGGGGTGAACTGCTGGGCTATTGTAGGTAAAAGCGAGACAGATAAGGCACCAGATCAAAGAAGCTCCAccatataaataaaacactaaAGGCCAACCATAGCTGCTGGCTGAAATAACTCCAGTCATCAACATGGCGATCACAGTTCCAAACGGACCAGCTAGAATATAATagatcatatttttaaaaaaagctgCTAAAGAGACTTTTCTCATACCTGCATAAACGATAGTTCCTAATCTAGATCGCTCGTCTGGTGGTACCCACTGACTTAGAAAGTTATGGACGTTGGGAAAGAGGAACCCTTGACAAAGGCCTTGAAGAGCTCTGTTGACCATCACTCCCTTTGAGCCGAGACCAGCAGCCATGTACGGGAGGATTATACAGAGAGAACCACATAGGGCCGTTGAACCCAAGAGAAACCATTTAGAACCTGACGGATATAGATACATCAATGCACAATTTATAAGGACTTAAAGTTTCTAAATTCAAAAGGAGACATGCATTACGAAGAAAAGTATCCAAGGAAATAAGTCAGAAGCGTTTTTTGACGTAGAATACGTGATCGAAATTTTCCGCAATTCTTAGAAGTCACCCAGTATATACCGTCTCCGAACTCAGAACGATATTGGAAACGGTAAGAGATTCGGATTTACTCAATCGAAAGAAAATTTGCGTAATCCAATAGCTAAGAAAATGGTGTTTAGAAATGCCCGAAaggttttttgatttttgcaatatttttgaaaaaatgtaaattttctagtttgcATATTTTTCTCTGGTGTTAATATCGAACCTAAACCAAAACTAAGGGCACCTCTCCCGCAACGACTTTAATGCCCTTTAACATGgcattttctgttttttaatatgattttCGACTTTGCGGAACCTTCatcaatttaacttttttaaaaacggtCCCAATGTTCTTGTATCAGATTCCCCTCCATGTTGCGGGTACAGTGTACACTAAGGtagaatttttatgaaaaactaattttttgacGTGATAGAATTTGATACGTTGCTTTTATCAATTGTTATCTCTCTTTCAATTTATGAGGTTTGTTCAATATTATGCAACAAATTAATACTTATGTTGACCATTACAAGCATATTACATCTCACCTGAACTGATGTAATAAACGAATCATGATATTgttaaactgaaaataactAGGAATCGAGCTGATAcgaatatttgaataataggaatatttttgaataaagaaGATGAATGCAGCGTCGCTCTGATATTTTACTTATGCTCTACATATGCTCTAACTCTTTAACTGTCGATCTAAATTGCTGGACATTtccatttgaatttcaatatctCCAAAAATATGGAAGACATTTTATTGTGGAAAACATTCAGATGGGTTTGTTTTTCGCATTTTCCTCATTACTAATTTGTTGTCAATTAAATGCATTAGAAGTAACTTTCGTCAAAATCCTTCTGGTGTAGATTGTCCATAGGTGTCTCTGTTTCACTTAGGTGTACTTTGGTACCACCTTCCGTGGTTCACTATCGCTTCAACTTTGTCCACCATAATAGTATCTAAGTTAATATTACACACAATGACCTaatgtaattaataatatgatTGATAATGAGCGATTCATTGCCGATGATAACACATCTTGTGCCTCTAAAGTCGACTTCTGAGAACCACTGATCATATAACATAGGacataattttagttttggcATGGTTATCAAATATCATTGAAAACCATATACCAAGGACGTCCAGTTGCTAACCGCAAATCATCTAAGCATTGCTATTGCGCTTCGTTTCTTCACATAATTTTAGGAATTCCAAGGAGTTTCGACTACAGATAAATTGAACATAAATGGAAATCGAGCTGgaaaaatcgtaatttttccattattaggTCATACGTACCGTATCGTCCAGCCAACCAGCCTGCAATAATTTGAGGAAGAACGTAGCCCCAAAAGAATGCAGAGAGAACTATGCTTTTGTCATGCCATTCTGGATAGgtctaaaacaaaattaagtgaagaatttaatggaaacaaaaatattaaatacttgTGTAAAGCATGTCAACGATTTACGTTTTTGTAGCCTGCTTCTTCTATATTCCaacttttatatatatatcgttatggtcaaaatattaatagacATAAAAAAACCGCCTCTGGAGAAAATTCGTATAATAACGGTGATTTTATAATCAACTCATGGAAACAGATATTTTCCATTGCAAAGTAATGAATGACGTTTTTCATCTCTTCATTtcgtatttgaatttttgattgaACGCATTCATATGCAGATCGGTCTACTTTAATGGAAAGCTTGGTCAAATGCCTTTATTGCAACGGAGTATCTCAGAACCAGCCCGATTTTAGATTCTGTTTCTTTGAGGCCTTCATGCGTTTTAGGAAAAAAGCCGCGAATTATGTGCATACTTACAGGAACATTTGGGTTAATGCTAGCCGAAGGATCTGTCATAGCCACAATGGCCACTGAGAGGGTAACTCTTATTCCATATGCAAGGAAGATTAGCAGGAAAAGTATGAAGACTTGGCAATGACGAACTCCTATAGTAGGAGCTGCAAAAAAGTGGAATCTATGATGTAATGGGTAATTTCCAATTGGATCACCATTAGAATTAACAGAAAGGTAACTGAAATTAGACCATCTCCGTACTTTACAGAAGCAATGCCGAACTCGTCAAAACAAACATGTTATTGATTATCTCTCAGAAACCTGCACGTTGTTTCTGTGTATTTACATCCATATGGCAACGTTTtcccattgaaaatttgtagtattttcaatttgcgAATCTGATTATTGGTCAATAACATGTTTGCAATAACCGTTTGCAAGTTCGTTGCTGTCTGATCCCTTTATTGTACCATCTAATCTGCAAAGAACTTAATGATCGATCCAATAAATAGCAACGATAGATAACTATTATTTACATGTAAACGTGTTACATTTATTCGACTTACATTGTATTGCTCCTAAAGGTTGGTATTTGTATCTCCTACTCCATCGGAACATGTTTTGAGCGGACACTAACTGCGTTTACGTCTTTTATCGATTTACATAAAAAGGACACTTAGGTCTTTCACGCAAAATTACGcaaatataataatacataAGCACATCGGTaggaaataaacaataattaattacgcTTATGACAACAGTGCGATAAACTTGAACTCATACAGTGGGTTTGTATATAGCGCTGATGCCAGATTAAATGGTTTAGAAACACGTGGAAGTGAAAGTCCTGATGATGGCGTTGACGATGTTTCGGGTAATATTGGTAGTACCGAGGCAGTACCCATGGCGAGTATGCTGAACGTACTAGGTGGACTAGATTCCAACGAAAGGTCTGTATGcgtttaattataatttgtcCTCCTCGCCTTAAGCTCAGAAGAGAGTGAGGGTTTCGATTGAAATGACTGCATAGTGGCTTAGGTCAGGTGGATTCATAAATGCGGAAATTATAGATGATCATTTCCTAATTCATGacaatgaaagaaaaaacaagACCAGTTGTCGCGCAAATGGATGCGGCGAATCAGTAGGTGGGggcatcattaaaattttttgatatcaaGTTGAACTAAGAAATCATTATTTCAACGTTAAAGCGAAAGAAGGAAACGGAAAGGCAAAAGCGATCGAcaaaattttataggaaaCGGTAGATGACGGTTCACATGAAAGACCTCTAAGCATTGACAACATTTTTCATCGCTATTTTCTTCAATGTACgaacaataataaatgaacATTTGTGCATGAACTGGTGGAAATGCGCcgaagaattttattaataaaaaaaaatttccaatcgAGGGAAATTAAATGGACAAATATTAGTGATTACAAAGTGTACACAGAAGAATACCACGACTGGCTTTAGACAATTTATGAGAAGTAACTATTGAACCATATCGTGACTACATTGTAATGTAGATCCTAAATCTAATTATGCACATTAGTCTGCCACGGCTGAATACTATTATACTTTATTGTGTTATCCACAATAattgtattcaaaatttaaaccgTTCAGCATTATGGTTGCATACATTCCATAGCATCGGTTTTGCGGACTTTTGGTGGCCAAATATGGCCTGCATGTTATGATAAGTAACAACGTATAATAACTAAATCAAAGAGATTATGGGTGCAATTCaagcatttattaaatttttttatcaggcGTTAATTGCAATATCGTAATTCTTAGGAAGATTTTAAGAAACTAATTAGAACAATAATGACATGTTTTTCCGTTTGAAAcaatactaattaaaattttgaaaaaatcagatAATAGATAACCTTATGACTATTGAGGAGCCAGAGCTTATCACGCATGTGAACGGGGTTAAAAATGCATCTTAAGAAGTTGGTGGGTTAATTGTGGGAATCGCATTGATTatataaacattaattaatcaaatcacGTCATATCTATTCTATAGACATGTAGTTATGTATATAACATAATTCATATCAGAATAATTGTGGTGGGTTCTAGCCACTGACAATAATAATGATTGCTATTGCGCGATGTTTTGCTCTAACGACTGAAATCGAtaattagttcaggttagtattaaatccaaaaattatgtcaataatttttaactattttttaaattaatacatactAATACCGCAACCACTCAGTATCCTCGCCAAAGGAAAAACCATTTCAGACTTCCTTCATTTCGGCTgatttaggaaatttttaactCAAGTAAAAGGCGAAATCGTTAATGGCTATTTGTCaagaatttttgtaaatataaataagacatttacaaaataatttaatactaAAACGTATAtgaacatatttttctttccgcTGTGTTTTccaatatatttcattttccacATATTGGTACTTGTCGCAGTGGATACACGAAGTTCTTCTTCAAGTTTTTTAATCTCACTAAAATTCTCAACACGAAATcttgcaataaacaaattaatgctGCAGCTCTAAGCCAATATGGCGCACGTTAGACACGGCGCTTCATTTGAGTAGCAGTGGTAAGACTCACTGGTaaaagattttgaaaaccttTGTAAGGAAAAGCTCTGAGGAAATGCTAGAATGAAAAAAGGTACATATCTTCTTAGCACTTGTGGCTAAAGGCAATTTATCTACCAGGACCCTCCTATACATTCCTATGAAACTCCCTCCAAGGTTTCTATAGAGGAATTTCTGATGCCTCTTTCGTTTTGACATTGCATTGctccaaaattattattaaacaaaaaataaacaacaaaaagcGTATTATCATTACaacaaattgaacttcaaCTACGTATTTAGGTTTGactgataaaaatttttatcgagAGTCAACAGCTGTgagtaataattaatattctttCATTTTGTTCATCAATGGGGGTTTTAACCCAAATTCAAGGTACACGTATGAAGCATGTGCTACAAATCAG
Coding sequences within:
- the LOC136347314 gene encoding putative inorganic phosphate cotransporter isoform X2 → MAKEVLELAHVEKQNGVHASKDKDAPTIGVRHCQVFILFLLIFLAYGIRVTLSVAIVAMTDPSASINPNVPTYPEWHDKSIVLSAFFWGYVLPQIIAGWLAGRYGSKWFLLGSTALCGSLCIILPYMAAGLGSKGVMVNRALQGLCQGFLFPNVHNFLSQWVPPDERSRLGTIVYAAGPFGTVIAMLMTGVISASSYGWPLVFYLYGGASLIWCLICLAFTYNSPAVHPKISEAEKYYIEHSLGHSEGKPDHKIPWKSIWTSLPLWAILISHCGQNWGFWTLMTEIPNYMGHVMNFNIKSNSVLSALPYFVLWILSFVMCFISDALISRRILSISIARKVFNSIGLIIPAIALAFLGFTPADDPNRAVALLVIAVGFNSGVYCGFNVNHVDISPNHAGILMGITNGLSNIFGIVAPLLVQFLVPNEEDPEQWKIIFFMTAIVYVCADIFYIIFGSGEVQKWNESGDGKENKSP
- the LOC136347314 gene encoding putative inorganic phosphate cotransporter isoform X1 — its product is MAKEVLELAHVEKQNGVHASKDKDGNAAPTIGVRHCQVFILFLLIFLAYGIRVTLSVAIVAMTDPSASINPNVPTYPEWHDKSIVLSAFFWGYVLPQIIAGWLAGRYGSKWFLLGSTALCGSLCIILPYMAAGLGSKGVMVNRALQGLCQGFLFPNVHNFLSQWVPPDERSRLGTIVYAAGPFGTVIAMLMTGVISASSYGWPLVFYLYGGASLIWCLICLAFTYNSPAVHPKISEAEKYYIEHSLGHSEGKPDHKIPWKSIWTSLPLWAILISHCGQNWGFWTLMTEIPNYMGHVMNFNIKSNSVLSALPYFVLWILSFVMCFISDALISRRILSISIARKVFNSIGLIIPAIALAFLGFTPADDPNRAVALLVIAVGFNSGVYCGFNVNHVDISPNHAGILMGITNGLSNIFGIVAPLLVQFLVPNEEDPEQWKIIFFMTAIVYVCADIFYIIFGSGEVQKWNESGDGKENKSP
- the LOC136347314 gene encoding putative inorganic phosphate cotransporter isoform X4 — translated: MPVRIKMVMQTYPEWHDKSIVLSAFFWGYVLPQIIAGWLAGRYGSKWFLLGSTALCGSLCIILPYMAAGLGSKGVMVNRALQGLCQGFLFPNVHNFLSQWVPPDERSRLGTIVYAAGPFGTVIAMLMTGVISASSYGWPLVFYLYGGASLIWCLICLAFTYNSPAVHPKISEAEKYYIEHSLGHSEGKPDHKIPWKSIWTSLPLWAILISHCGQNWGFWTLMTEIPNYMGHVMNFNIKSNSVLSALPYFVLWILSFVMCFISDALISRRILSISIARKVFNSIGLIIPAIALAFLGFTPADDPNRAVALLVIAVGFNSGVYCGFNVNHVDISPNHAGILMGITNGLSNIFGIVAPLLVQFLVPNEEDPEQWKIIFFMTAIVYVCADIFYIIFGSGEVQKWNESGDGKENKSP
- the LOC136347314 gene encoding putative inorganic phosphate cotransporter isoform X3; this encodes MFRWSRRYKYQPLGAIQSPTIGVRHCQVFILFLLIFLAYGIRVTLSVAIVAMTDPSASINPNVPTYPEWHDKSIVLSAFFWGYVLPQIIAGWLAGRYGSKWFLLGSTALCGSLCIILPYMAAGLGSKGVMVNRALQGLCQGFLFPNVHNFLSQWVPPDERSRLGTIVYAAGPFGTVIAMLMTGVISASSYGWPLVFYLYGGASLIWCLICLAFTYNSPAVHPKISEAEKYYIEHSLGHSEGKPDHKIPWKSIWTSLPLWAILISHCGQNWGFWTLMTEIPNYMGHVMNFNIKSNSVLSALPYFVLWILSFVMCFISDALISRRILSISIARKVFNSIGLIIPAIALAFLGFTPADDPNRAVALLVIAVGFNSGVYCGFNVNHVDISPNHAGILMGITNGLSNIFGIVAPLLVQFLVPNEEDPEQWKIIFFMTAIVYVCADIFYIIFGSGEVQKWNESGDGKENKSP